CGTGTTCGCTGTCGGGGCGCGAAGCTGACAGCCGCGCCTCGGACTGTCCAGCGGGAGTGCCAGGACCCTCCAGCACTCCACGGATGAAGTCATCCTTCGCCAGCGAGTAGTCGCCGGCGTTCGTGATGCCCCGCGAGACAATCTCCCGCTTGCGCGCCACGTAGGCGTCCCGAAGCGAGACGTCCGCGCTCAGCCGCTCCCGGAAGCGGCGCTGCGATGCCACCTCCGGCCCGTCCACCGGAATGACGTGCACATGCAGGGACCGATGATGCGGCTGACGGTCTCGAACATCGCTCCCTCCTCCTTCCCAGCAATGCGAGCGGCCTCGTGGGCTCAGGCGGGCTTCATGAGCGCGCCCGTCTCCGGACGGGTGCTCTTCATCTCCCTCGCCAGCGCCTCGAACGTGCGGCGGATGCCTTCCTCGTAGGACGTCTTGCGCACCTCGCCCAGCAGCCCGCGCAGCGCTGAGTCGTCCATCAACACCGGCGTGGTCTGCAGGTACTCCATCTCGGCGAGCTCGCGCATGAAGCGGTTGAACAGACCGATGGCACGCACCATCCAGGGGCCCGCGACGCGGTACTTCGGAGGCCTCCCCATGTGCGCGAAGATGCGCTCGACCAGCTCGCGCTGCGTGGTGACCCCCGCCCCCGCCAGGTTCCAGGCCCGCCCGTACGCACGCGGCTCGTCCGCCAGTGCCGTGACGACCGGTCCCACGTCCGGCACGAAGACGTACTCGTGCGGCGTGTCGATGGGCCCGATGAGGTCGGCGCGCCTGCCCGCCAGCGCCGCCTCGAAGGCCGAGTGCAGGAAGCTGCGCTCGACATGCGGGCCGTAGAAGTCCGGCAGCCGCAGAATGGTCGTCTGGAGGCCGCGCTGGCCGTGCGCCCCGAGCACCAGGTCCTCCTGCGCCTTGCGCATCCGGCCCTTGAAGGTGTGCGGCTCGCGCGGATGGTTCTCGTCCACCCGCTCCGTCCTCGGCCGCCCGAAGGGATACACCGTGCCGATCTGCACCAGCTTCGACACCCCCGCCGCCATCGCCCCCTCGAGCGTCTGGCGCATCAGCACCGGGTGCTTCTGGAACTCCCAGTACGGCACTCCAATCAGGTAGACGAGCGTCTCCACGCCCTCGGCCGCCGCACGGACCGACGCCGGATCCTCCGGGTTCCAGGTGACGATCTCCGCCAGCGGATCCGCCCCGAACTGCGCCTCCAGCGGGCCCCTCGAACGCCCCACGACCCGGTAGGCACGGCCCTGCGCCCGCAGCGCGCTCGCCACACTGCCACCAATGGCTCCCCCAGCTCCGAACAGCGCGATCTTCCCCATGATTGCTCCCCTTTTTGAACAGCCGGACACTTTATGAACACCGTTCACCGAACACCGTTCATTTAGCGATGGCCGTTCGCGCCGTCAAGCCTTAGAGTCGATATTCATGGGCATCACGGAGCGAAAGCAGCGCCAGAAGGCGGAGCTGCGAGAGCACATCCTGACGGCGGCGCGAGACATCGTGCTCCGGGAGGGCTTTGGCGGGCTGTCGATGAGGAAGCTCGCGGAGGCGGTGGAGTACGCACCGGCCACGCTGTACGTGCACTTCCAGAACCGGGATGAGATTGCCCGGGAGCTGAGCAGGCGGGGGTTCCAGGAGCTGCTGGGCTTCTTCGAGCCCGTGGTGGGAATCGCCGATCCGCTGGAGCGGCTGCGCGCGGTGGCCGAGGCCTACGTGCGCTTCGGGATGGGCCACCCGGAGACGTACCGGCTCGTCTTCATGGAGGACCCGAAGCTCAGCAGCGCGGTGCTCCATGGTGGACCGGACGACCCCGGCGCGCGCTCCTTCCACGTGCTGGAGGCGGCCTTCGAGGAGCTCGCGGCGCAGGGTCGGCTCGCCGCGGACGCGGATCCCCGCCGGCTCGCCGAGGTGTTCTGGACCGGAGTCCACGGCGTGGTGAGCCTCAAGCTCACCTGCACCAACTTCCTCCAGACTCCCGCCGAGGCGCTCACCGACACCTTCACGCGCACGTTCCTCGACGGACTGCCCAAGCCTTCATCGCGCTCGCCGACGCAGGGCAACGCGAGTACATGAAGCGGCTCCGCCTGCGCGTGCCCTTCTACAGCATCGAGGCTTGGCTCTATCAGAACACCCGTGAGGCCAGACGCCTCTGCGAGGAGACGGGCTGCAAGCAGTGCCATGAGAAGCTCGCGGGCTGGGAGCAGAACCGCGCGAGCCTCGACGAGGTCATCCGCCCCAAGGGTGAACTCTGCTTCCAGGACACGCACAACGCGCACCTGGCATCCTCGGGCTTCCCGGTCAGGGAGGCCTTCGCAGCCGAAGCGTCCTTCACTCATGCCGTCGAAGGGCTCCTCGAATGCGACGAACTCACGACCGCCCTGGAGCGGACCTACGCCACTCCTGAGCCACGGTCCCACTGAGTCCTCGGAGTGTGTCGAGGGCTCACGGGAACGTCACACCGTCGAGGAACTCGACCCTGGCCCCGCCTTCCTGGCTCCACAGTTTCAGGGTGAAGGCGCCGCGCGCCTCGTGCTCCGTCGCCTCCACCTCCACCACGACGCGCAACGTCCTCCCAGGAGGAATCGTCTCCAGCGGCCAGATGCTGAGGGGCCTCAACTCCACGTGATTGGAGCCCGCCAGCACCGCACCGGCCGGCGTCCAGGCCCGCGTCCCCGTGTTCTCGACCTCCACCTTCACGGCCAGCCGCGCCACCTTCTGCCCTCTCTCCGTGCGCTCAGTGGGGGAGCGGTAGCTGCGCGCTGACAGGAATTGGAGCGTGTTGCCCGGACGTGCGGTGACGGCGTCACCGATGTCCTTGGAGGCAACGCCCCCTTCTCCCATGAGCTCGTGGGCGATGAGGCCCGTGAGCCCCATCTGCCCAGCGCATTCGGCCTGGACGCGTGCCTTCTCCTCCCGGCATTGCCGCGCTTCGGCCCGTGCCTGCTGCTCGCCCTGCCGATAGGACGCGAGCGTGCGCGGCTGGCGCAGCACCTCCACCAGTCGTTCGGCCTGGAAGGGGTGCACCACCAGCCAGAAGGTGGCGCTCGCGGGTGCCGCGCCGTCCTGGAAGTAGACCGTCACCGGCACGCGTTCCCCATCGGTCAATGCTTCCGAGGGGATGAGGGTCAGGGACGCCGTTCCTCCATCCACCACCCGGAAACGTTCCGGCCCGGCCAGTTGCACGCGCGCCACCCGCGAGTCGAAGACAAAAGTGGTGGACACCTCCGGGTGGATGCACACCTCTCCCTGTTTGCCCGAGGCATCCGCCGTCAGCTCCAGGTGGCGCGTGCCCATCTCGCAGACAGGGAGTGGCGACTGCGCGGCGGCATTGGTGGGCACCGCGAGCAGAGCCCATCCCACGAGGGCGGCGGAAGACAGGGCGAACACGGAGCGAGGACCTCCAGCGCGAGCGGAAGAGACTGGAAAAGTCGGCCTCTAGCACATTTCCTCCCCGGTAGTGCATGGGATGCACTCATCGCCCGGGGCGCTCCGCACGTGGACCCGCCACCTGAAGAGGGGGACCTTCCGGTCGCGCATCGGACGAACTGGTCCGACAGTCAGACCAGTTGCACCCAAGCGAGCCCGGGACCTCCCCCTCTCCCGACAGGACCTCCCCGCCTGGCCTAGTCGAAGCGGTCCACCACCCGCACCCGTGCGACGGGGCTGACCAGCACATTTCCCGGCGGCTCGCTACCGGGCTTGAGCTCGAGACCAACGTTGTTGCTCGTATCCAGCAACTCCATGCACACCCGGTACGTCTCCCCGCTGGGCGTATGGGCCGTGGTGAAGCGACCGTACACGCGGTTCTCCCCGAAGTAGAGCCGCCCGGAGAGTCGGGTGTTGGTCGGCAGTGCTATCTGGCCCTGGGCGTTTACCCAGTGGCCACCAACACGAACCGACGAGTCTTCGCGCACGGGGACGGGCCTGCCCCGTACGGCGGACCAATCGACGGGGCTCTTTTCTCCGATGCGCAGGCCGAGTATCTCCGTCATGATCTTCACGGCGCCCGCCGGGCACTCCTGGGGTAGAGGCTCCTGGAGCACCGGCGGCACCTGCTGCTGCGCACTCAAGCAGGCCTGCAGCGCGACTCCCGTCAAACCCAGACACACGTTGCGCGCGACGCTCCCCGCGCTCCTGGACTGTGTTTCCTTCTGGGAGCCGGTCGTCTTCTGCTGCTTCTTCACGGGGGCTCTGTCCTTTCCGGACGCCGCGGGCGAGGCGGCGGCCGCGGGGGGTGGCTCCACCGGCGGCGGAGTCGCGGCCCGTGCAGATTCCGGCGCGGGCCCCGGGAGCGCCACTTCCTGGCCAGCACTGGCCTCCCGTGTTGGCTGCCTGGCGGGCGACGTGCTGGGTGAAGCGCTCGTGGCCGCCTCGCGCCCGGCCCTCCACTGCCCCACGAGCCACCCGCCGCCCAGCACCAGCCCCAGACCCACGCCCGTCCAGGCCGCCGCACGCCGCACTCGCGCCCATCGTTTGTCGGCCGTACGCGCCCCGCCTCGCAGTGGCACCTTCCAGGATGCGTCCGCCCGGGCCCTCAGTGTCTCCAATGCCGCACACAACGCCGCCGCGCCCGGGTAGCGGTCCTCGGGCTTCTTCTCCAGCAACCGCAGGCACACCTCTTCCACCGCCCCGGGCACTCTCGGGTTGACGAGGTGCGGCGGCAAGGGCGCCCGGTTCAGCACGGCCTCCACGTCCACGTTGCCGTGCGCGCCCAGGAAAAAGGGGTCGCGCCCTGTCAGCAACCGGTAGAAGACGACGCCCACCGCGTACAGGTCGTCTCCCACCCCGGCCCGGTAATGCGCGCCCCGCACATCCTTGTTCTCCCGGCCGAAGTGCCACGCCTCGGGGCTGCGGTACTGGGGCGTGTCCGGGGGAAACAGTCCCTGAGTGATGGTCCGCGCCCCAACGTAGTAACCCACCCCGAAATCCACCAGCACCGCCTGCCCGTCACTGCGGCGCACCAGGATGTTGGCTTCCTTCACGTCCCGGTGCACCACCTGCGCCTCGTGCACCACCGCCAGGGCTCGTGCCACCTCCAGCACCCTGTCCACCACCTGGCTCGTGTCCACGTCGTGCTCGCGCGCCCAGACGTCCAGCGTCACGCCGTCCACCAACTCCTGCTTCAGGTAGACGAAGCGGGGGTCCTTGTCGGGCCAGCTGCCCGCGCCCAGCACCCGCGCCAGGTTGGGGTGGTGCTGGTGCAGGCGCGAGCCAATGAGGGCCTCGCGCCAGGCTCTATCCTCTCCTCTCTCCAGCGGCACCATCTTGAGGGCAGCGCGGCGTCCTTCGGGGCCACGCACCTGGTACACGGTGCCGAAGCCGCCCGCGCCCAACACCGCCTCCACCACGTCCGCGCCAATGCGCGTGCCGGGCGGCAGTGGAGGGGTGTCGAGCGCACTCATGGCGCCCCCGCGCCGACGCTGTTTGCACCAGGGGAATGGCGATGTGAGGTCATGGGACTACCTCCCAGGACCTCAACTTAGCAGGTTCTGTGACGCGGCTCTCACCTCAAGTGCGTCAGGTACCCTCACCCCAGCCCTCTCCCGGAGGGAGAGGGGGCATACACACCTCCTGATGCGCGGAAGTAGCTTCAACGAGGGCCCTTCTCCCACCCGTGGAGGTACCCTCCCGTCCTCGTTTTAAACAGACACCCGACATGAGCACGGACCTCCTCCCCTCCCACGTCTTCGCCGCCCGCCGCGGCATCGCTCCCTACATCCGCCACACTCCCCTCGAGCACAATTCCTCGCTCTCGAAGCTCGCGGACTCCCCCGTCTTCCTCAAGCTGGAGAACCTCCAGGTCACCGGCAGCTTCAAGCCCCGTGGCTCCCTCCACAAGGTCCTCTCCGTCCGCGCCTCCCAGCCCCACGCCGAGTTCATCGCCCCCACCGCCGGCGGCCATGGCATCGGCCTCGCCTACGCCGCCGCCACCCTCGGCGCCAGGGCCCATATCTACCTGCCCCGCTCCGCCGACCCCGACAAGCTCCGCCTCATCCAGGACTACGGCGCCCGCATCGAGTACTTCGACAGCGTCCCCCAGGCCCGCGAGGCCGCTCGCCGCGTCGCCTCCGAGCAGGGCTATACCTTCCTCTCCGCCTACAACGACCGTCACATGATGGAGGGCGGTGGCACCGTCGCCCTCGAAATCCTCGAGGACTGCCCCCACGTCGAGACCGTCCTCGTCGGCGTCGGCGGCGGCGGACTCCTCGCCGGCATGGGCGTCGTCCTCAAGGCAGCCAACCCCCGCATCCGCCTCATCGGCGTCCAGCCCGAATCCTCCGCCGTCCTCGCCCAATGGCATCGCGCCGGTCAGCCCGTCGACGTCCACGACCTCCGCCCCTCCATCGCCGAGGGCATCGGCGCCCAGGTCGAGCGCGACCTGCTCCCCTGGCCCTACCTCCAGCGCCTCGTCGATGAGTTCGTGCTCGTCTCCGATGACGAGCTGCGCGAGGCCATGCGCTGGTGCGTCGCCGACACCAAGTACGTCATCGAGCCCTCCGCCGCCGCTGGACTCGCCGCCCTGCGCAAGCTGCTTCCCCGCTCCCTCGGCCCCACCGCCATCGTCCTCACCGGCCGCAATGTCTCGTGGCGCCGCTTCGAGGATCTGGTCCGGCCCTCCTGAAAACACACGGGGTGGGGGCACCGGAACCTCCGGCACCCCCACCCCGTCACTTCACCCGAGCTCTACTGGAGTGTTCACGAAGTCCTTGGACAGGGTCCGAGGGCCCGTGGATGTCCCCTCTCCCTCTGGGAGAGGGCTAGGGTGAGGGTCTTCCCCCTGGAGCGCATGACCGGCGAGGGGGACAGTTGCGTGCCGTGATTCAAGCAGGGGCGAGGAACACGAGGGTGACGACCCTCACCCCCCGCCCTCTCCCAGAGGGAGAGGGAGCATGCGCAACACGACTACCGCCTACTGCGCCTCTTCCTTCGTCTCGAGGATGGTGAACTCGACCCGGCGGTTGTTCTCTCGACCCGCCGCCGTCTTGTTCGTGTCCACCGGCTTCGTCTCACCGTAGCCCACTGCCTCGAGCCGCCCGGCGTCGATGCCACGCTCCACCAGGATGCGCATCACGCTGTTCGACCGGCGCTGCGACAGGTCCAGGTTGAACGCGTCGTCTCCCATGCTGTCCGTGTGCCCCTCGATGCGCACCTTCGTCAGCTGCGGGTTCGCCCTCAGCACCGACGCCACCTGCTGCAGCAGCGGGAACGAGCGCGGCAGCACCACGTCCTTGTTCGTCGCGAAGTACACCTTCTCCAGGATGAGGATCTTCCCCGCCTTCACCTCCACCTTCGTCTTGCCCTGGTCCGGGCACCCGTCCTCGTCGTCCACTCCGTTGATGACCTCGGCCTCGTTCACGCACTTGTCCTGCGCATCCGCGATGCCGTCCCGATCGTTGTCCGGGTCCGGGCAGCCATCCTCGTCCTGGAAGCCGTCCTTGTCCTCGGGCTTCACCGGGCACTTGTCCTTCCCGTCGGAGATGGCGTCCTCGTCATTGTCCGGGTCCGGGCAGCCATCCTCGTCCTGGAAGCCATCCTTGTCCTCGGCCTCGTTCACGCACTTGTCCTGCGCGTCGAGGATGCCGTCCTGGTCGTTGTCCGGGTCCGCGCAGCCGTCCTCGTCCTGGAAGCCGTCCTTGTCCTCGGGCTCGTTCGGGCACTTGTCCTGGCCATCCACGAAGCCATCCCCATCACTGTCGACCACCGTCTCGACCGGAGCCGGAGGCGCCTTCTTCGGCTCCTCCTCCTCCGTCCAGACGATGCCGCCGAGCACGCGGTACTCGGGCATGCCGTAGCCCCGGATGATGCCGCGACCCAGTCCCAGGGTCGCCAGCAGCTTGGGCGTGATGCGGTACTGCAGCGCGCCCTGAAGCTCCAGCGGCACTTCCTCCCGCTGCGTGCCACCCGTGGCACCCAGGCCCGCCGCACCCGCGACCGACACCAGGCCCGTGAAGCGATGGTCCTTGATCTCGAACGGGATGGCCGTGCCCAGCCCGTAGCTCAGCTCGTTGCCCACCGAGAGGTTGAGCAGTTCCTGGCGCTCGCGGAAGTTGACTCCCACGTTGGCCAGCAGGCGCACGCCGCCCTCCTCGAAGGCATAGTCCGCCGTCACGCGCGGCTGGACGCCGACCCCGGACTGGCCCCGGAAGTCACCCGACCCGCCCGTGGGCAGGATGACGGGCACGGCCAGCGCGAGCCGCAGACCCCCGGTCTTCAGCAGCTGCGCCTTGGGAATCAGCCGCAGGTCTCCGAAGCCCCCGCCCCAGGCGCTCTCCCGGGTGCCGGTGGGCGAGATGCCGAGCACGTTCTGCTGCAGGGCAATGGGCAGGGTGAAGCCCACCTCGAAGCGCTCGCCGAGGCCGATGGCGCCGATGAGGTCGAAGCCCAGCTGCTGGTCGACGAGCCGACGGATGCGGGCATCCGTGGCCGGGTTGATGACGAGGAGTGGATCATCGGCGTAGTTGATGAAGAGGCCGGCCCTCCAGCGCAGGTGGCCCGGCACGCCCGCGCCATGCAGGCCGAGCACGTCGGACTGGCCAGGGGCGGGCTTGAACTGCTGGGCGTCGATGGCGGTGGACAGCTGGGCCTGGGCCGGCAGGGCCGAGGCCATCACCGCCACGGCGCCGAGCGAGGCCAGTGCACCCGAGGCCTGGCGGGCGCGGGCACCCCGGCGGCGAGCGAACACCAGCGCAGCCAGGGCCGCCCAGAAGCCGAGGGCGGGCACGTTGTCCGAACCGGTGGCGCTGCAGCCACTGCCCACCACGCGGAGCTCCTGATCATCCCAGACCGACTTGGGATCAGTTCCACGCCGGACCTCCTCGCCATCGTTCACCCCGCCACCATCGGTGTCCGGGTTGTTCGGATCCGTCCCACGCCCGCGCTCGTCGTCGTCGCTCAGACCATCGCCATCCGAATCGATGACCGTGTCATCGGCGGTGACGTTGGGGTCGCGCTCCCCGTCATCGACGCGGCCGTTGTGGTTGGTGTCCTCGTCGCCGTCCTTCACGGAGCCATCGTCGGTGTCCGGGTCGAGCGGGTTGGTGGTCGTCGACGGATCCGCGTCGGGGATGAAGACAGACGTGTTCGTGTCATCGCCCTGGGGCTCGGTGATGCCCTTCTCCGTGCCGTCCTGCAGACCATCGTCATCCGAGTCGGCATCGCGCGGGTCGGTCTCGTCCGGGTCGCGCACGCCGTCGTGGTCCGCGTCCTCGTTGCCGTCGATCAAGCCGTCGTCGTCGCTGTCATCATCGAGCGGATTCGTGCCGCCGATGTTCACCTCGGTGCCATCGGTGATGCCGTCGTCATCGCTGTCCGGATCGTTCGGGTCGGTGCCGCGGGCGATCTCGTCCGCGTCGGAGAGCCCGTCCTTGTCGGTGTCCTCGACGCGGGTCACCGTCGTCGACTCCGAGTCCGTGTTGTTGCTGGCGACGGGGTCCGTATCCGAGGCCACGGTCACCGTGGTCTGGAGCGTGCCGCTCTCGTTCGCGGGCACCACCCGGATGGCGATGTCCGGAGCGCCGCCCGGGGGCAGGCTCGGCCGGGTGCAGGTGACGACGCCAGCGGCCTCGGCGCAGCTCCAATCCGTGCCCACCGCGCTGACGAAGGTGGAGCCCGCCGGAATGGGGAACGTCACCGTGACGGGGCCGGAGGTGCTCGGGCCCGCGTTGTCGACATGCACGGTATAGGTGAGCGGCGTGCCTCCCGTGACCGGATCCGCCGACTCGGTGAGGGTGACGGACAGGTCCGCCTGGGGGGCGGTCAGCGTGTCGGTATCCGTCGCCGTGTTGTTCTCCGGCGCGACATCACTCACATCCGCCGGCGTGCCGATGGAGCCCTTCATCTCCACGTTGCCCGTGGCGGTGGGAGCGCTCGTGGCGACGAGCGTATAGGTGAGCGAGCCACCGGACGGCAGGGTCACGTTCGTGGCGATGGCACCCGTCCCGCTGGCCGCCGGGCAGGTCGCTCCTCCAGAGGCGACGCACGTCCACTGCATGCCCGTCACTCCCGGGGGCAGCGGCAGGGAGACGGGCGCATCCGTCGCGGTGGCGGGGCCCGAGTTGGAGACGGTGAAGGTGTACGTGCTGGACGAGCCCGGCACCGAGGAGTCCTGTCCATTGGTGAGGGTCGCCTTCAGGTCGACCGGCGAGCACGCCGCCAGGGGCAGCGCGTTCAGGGTCACGCTGTCCGTCTCACCGCTGGCGCCGAAGGTGGCGCCGTTGGAGGGGAACTCCGTCATCGAGGGCGACCGGGTGATGCCACCCACTCCGCCCAGCACGGACGTCGTCGCGGTGCCACCCGACACGGCGATGAAGCCACCACCCCCGCCACCGCCAGGGCCCTCGGACTCGCCGTTGTCGATGAGCTGATCTCCCCCCTTGCCACCGTCCGCCTCCAGGGTGACGCCACTGAGGTTGTCGCTGACGACGACGAGGGTGCCGCCACCGCCTCCTCCGCCAGGCGCGTCGTTGTGGCTGCCGCTGGTGCTGATCGCCGCGGCGCCGTTGGCGCGAATGTGGCCCGCGCCGCCCACCGTGTTGGAGATGAGCAGGACGAGGCCGCCGCCGTTGGCGCCAGGCGCCGAGGCGTTGTTGTTGCCATCGCCCGCGCCACCACCACCGCCCAGGAAGAGGCGCTGCGACGGGTCCTGGTCGAGCGGGCGCCCGCCGTACCCACCCACCTGCCGGCGGCGGTTACCGCCCCACGAGGCCGCTCCCGGCGGGATGGTGAGCGCGTTCTCGTCCGCGCCGGAGAAGGTATAGCCACCCCGCCCGCCACCCGACGAGTCCGTCAGACCGTTGATGGCGATGTAGGACGGGTCCAGCGACCAGGCCGAGGCTCCGGTGACGGAGCCGTCCATCACGCCCTGGCCGCTCCACGCCTTGCCATTGTGCCCGTTGGCGCCGCCACCACCACCGGCGTTGTGGCTGTTGCCACCGCCGCCACCATTGGCCGGCGCGCCCCGGCCGTAGCGCCCACCCAGCGTGGCGTAGACGGTCGCGCCACCGACGATGCTCTCGCCCTTCTCGCCTCCGAGCAGCGGGTCATCCGAGGTGAAGATGTCGATGAAGTTGGCGGAGTCACTCGACTGGTGATCCAGGGCTCCACCACGGAAGCCCTGACCACTCACGTTGATGTCACCCTCGAGGGTGGTGGTGTCCTGCACGTGCAGCACCACCACGCCACCGCGCTGGCCGTCCCACGGCTGCGCGACGACGCTGGCCCCGGTCGCCACGGTGAGGCGCCTGAGCTGCGGCACGCGCACCACCTGCACGTGCCCCGCGGCGCTGTAGCCGTAGCGCAGGCCCGCGCACGCCAGGCGCAGCGTATTGCCAGACACGGAGCCCACGTAGGCGAACTCGTACCGGCCCGCCCCGTTCAGGCTCTTCACGGCGCCGTAGCTCTCCGTGTCCGTCGTATCCATCTCCGCGCCCTGCATCTGGACGATGAGGAGCAGATCACCCACGGCCAGCGGGCCGAACTCGGGGCTGTCCAGGTCCGGGGCGTTGGTCAGCTCGAGCGTCGTGGCGCCCGCGCTCACGTCCGCCGCCAGCACGGCGTACCGGTTGAGCACCGTGCCGGCCGCGCTGACCGTCAGCTCACCGTCTTCGCCGAAGACCGGCGCGCGCTGGGAGGTCGTGGAAGAGGAAGGGGAAGGGGAAGAAGGATCCAGGGACTGCCCACATCCCACCGACAGAAGGCCGGTGAGCAGGGCGAGTCCTGACATGGACTTTCTCGAGAAAAGCGAATGCATGGACACGTCTCGAACGGGAAGCTTCCTGGTGGAAGCGGGTTCGCGGCGTACTCTGCACCCATCATGCCAGGGAGTGTCCAGAGGGAGACGTGTCCCCCGACATCCCCGACAGGGGGAATTGACGTGTCGGACCCCCGTTCCGACGTGTCAGCGGCCGTCGAGCGCTACTGCTGCGACTGCGACGGCTGGGGCTGGGGCTCGGGCACCGGCGCCGCCACCGGCGGCTGGGCCCGGCGGTAGTCCTCGTATCCCTTCGAGTAGGTACCGCCGAAGAGCTTGTCCAGGTAGGCGAAGAAGCCGGCGTAGTTGCCGAAGAAACGCCGGTGGTGGAAGTCGTGGTACACGGGCCCCTTGTAGAAGGGCACCAGCAGCGCCGGGTTCCACGGCACGTCGTAACCCGAGTGCCCGTCAGCCGCCTCCAGCTGCCGGAAGACGATCCACAGCCACATCGTCACCACGTGCGCCCCCAGCAGCGCGGGGCCCGTCATCACCAGCGTCGAGGTGAGCATGAACTCGACCACGTGCATGTAATTGCCCGTGAGCGCGAAGGGCGTGGTGATGCGGTGGTGCACCGAGTGCACGTGCTTGTAGAGCCACGGCGTGTGCAGCGTGCGGTGCATCCAGTAGTAGAGGAAGTCGTCCAGGACGATGAAGCAGGCGATCTGCGCGACGATGACGTACCAGGCCGGCAGCGGGCCGGTGTGGATGCCCGAGTGCCTCACCAGCGGCCACGACAACACCACCCCCAGGAAGGACACCAGGTTGTTGAGGGCGAAGCGCTGCAGCGACGGCACCAACCAGCGCTTCACCGGAAAGTCCCGGCCCTGGATGCGGTACTTCTTCAACGACTCGGGGTTCTTGTAGGCCACCCACGTCCACGGCAGCGCGAACGCCAGGAACGAGACGATGCTCAACAGCGTGGAGCAGACGGCGATGAAGAAGAACCTCTCGTCTTCGTATATCGCCAAGGTGCTCTTGAGAGTGTCGAT
This is a stretch of genomic DNA from Archangium violaceum. It encodes these proteins:
- a CDS encoding serine/threonine-protein kinase, with protein sequence MSALDTPPLPPGTRIGADVVEAVLGAGGFGTVYQVRGPEGRRAALKMVPLERGEDRAWREALIGSRLHQHHPNLARVLGAGSWPDKDPRFVYLKQELVDGVTLDVWAREHDVDTSQVVDRVLEVARALAVVHEAQVVHRDVKEANILVRRSDGQAVLVDFGVGYYVGARTITQGLFPPDTPQYRSPEAWHFGRENKDVRGAHYRAGVGDDLYAVGVVFYRLLTGRDPFFLGAHGNVDVEAVLNRAPLPPHLVNPRVPGAVEEVCLRLLEKKPEDRYPGAAALCAALETLRARADASWKVPLRGGARTADKRWARVRRAAAWTGVGLGLVLGGGWLVGQWRAGREAATSASPSTSPARQPTREASAGQEVALPGPAPESARAATPPPVEPPPAAAASPAASGKDRAPVKKQQKTTGSQKETQSRSAGSVARNVCLGLTGVALQACLSAQQQVPPVLQEPLPQECPAGAVKIMTEILGLRIGEKSPVDWSAVRGRPVPVREDSSVRVGGHWVNAQGQIALPTNTRLSGRLYFGENRVYGRFTTAHTPSGETYRVCMELLDTSNNVGLELKPGSEPPGNVLVSPVARVRVVDRFD
- a CDS encoding GrpB family protein encodes the protein MHVIPVDGPEVASQRRFRERLSADVSLRDAYVARKREIVSRGITNAGDYSLAKDDFIRGVLEGPGTPAGQSEARLSASRPDSEHGGRHEDQADEHHGR
- a CDS encoding threonine ammonia-lyase; this translates as MSTDLLPSHVFAARRGIAPYIRHTPLEHNSSLSKLADSPVFLKLENLQVTGSFKPRGSLHKVLSVRASQPHAEFIAPTAGGHGIGLAYAAATLGARAHIYLPRSADPDKLRLIQDYGARIEYFDSVPQAREAARRVASEQGYTFLSAYNDRHMMEGGGTVALEILEDCPHVETVLVGVGGGGLLAGMGVVLKAANPRIRLIGVQPESSAVLAQWHRAGQPVDVHDLRPSIAEGIGAQVERDLLPWPYLQRLVDEFVLVSDDELREAMRWCVADTKYVIEPSAAAGLAALRKLLPRSLGPTAIVLTGRNVSWRRFEDLVRPS
- a CDS encoding DUF2381 family protein, with the protein product MFALSSAALVGWALLAVPTNAAAQSPLPVCEMGTRHLELTADASGKQGEVCIHPEVSTTFVFDSRVARVQLAGPERFRVVDGGTASLTLIPSEALTDGERVPVTVYFQDGAAPASATFWLVVHPFQAERLVEVLRQPRTLASYRQGEQQARAEARQCREEKARVQAECAGQMGLTGLIAHELMGEGGVASKDIGDAVTARPGNTLQFLSARSYRSPTERTERGQKVARLAVKVEVENTGTRAWTPAGAVLAGSNHVELRPLSIWPLETIPPGRTLRVVVEVEATEHEARGAFTLKLWSQEGGARVEFLDGVTFP
- a CDS encoding NAD-dependent epimerase/dehydratase family protein codes for the protein MGKIALFGAGGAIGGSVASALRAQGRAYRVVGRSRGPLEAQFGADPLAEIVTWNPEDPASVRAAAEGVETLVYLIGVPYWEFQKHPVLMRQTLEGAMAAGVSKLVQIGTVYPFGRPRTERVDENHPREPHTFKGRMRKAQEDLVLGAHGQRGLQTTILRLPDFYGPHVERSFLHSAFEAALAGRRADLIGPIDTPHEYVFVPDVGPVVTALADEPRAYGRAWNLAGAGVTTQRELVERIFAHMGRPPKYRVAGPWMVRAIGLFNRFMRELAEMEYLQTTPVLMDDSALRGLLGEVRKTSYEEGIRRTFEALAREMKSTRPETGALMKPA
- a CDS encoding TetR/AcrR family transcriptional regulator, with amino-acid sequence MGITERKQRQKAELREHILTAARDIVLREGFGGLSMRKLAEAVEYAPATLYVHFQNRDEIARELSRRGFQELLGFFEPVVGIADPLERLRAVAEAYVRFGMGHPETYRLVFMEDPKLSSAVLHGGPDDPGARSFHVLEAAFEELAAQGRLAADADPRRLAEVFWTGVHGVVSLKLTCTNFLQTPAEALTDTFTRTFLDGLPKPSSRSPTQGNAST